A region from the Branchiostoma floridae strain S238N-H82 chromosome 9, Bfl_VNyyK, whole genome shotgun sequence genome encodes:
- the LOC118422731 gene encoding E3 ubiquitin-protein ligase parkin-like: MPTMQVFVRFNSHHSFPVDVDSSWSVLQLKEVLAARQQVPPAEIRIIFAGRELRDSFIIGECDLASHSIVHVVRGRPQLSVEAQVSSSSSQEPQSLTRVDLNPQEDGASASNTSHGAAHRHPHFFVYCKQQCKDVQPGKLRVSCATCKQGTLTLNRGPGSWDDVLLPGRIQGRCQSQGCQGTVAEFYFKCAAHPTQEEDTAAALYMIKSNTQDVPCMVCEEVSTPLILFECEDAHTSCLDCFHTYCTTRLNDRQFVQDATLGYTLPCPAECEDSLIKEVHHFRVLGDEQYERYQRFGTEECVLQMGGVLCPGRGCGAGLLPEGETRRVECVRQGAQGCGLVFCKDCLEPFHQGECRPQMEQLFGAENRIAVDPESALRSRWERESEETVRQTTKPCPNCKAPVEKNGGCMHMTCPRAQCRYEWCWLCETAWNRDCQGDHWFG, translated from the exons ATGCCGACCATGCAGGTTTTCGTCCGCTTCAACTCGCACCACAGCTTCCCCGTAGACGTGGACTCGTCCTGGAGCGTCCTGCAGCTGAAGGAGGTGTTGGCGGCCCGACAGCAGGTCCCGCCCGCCGAGATCAGGATCATCTTCGCGGGGAGAGAGCTCAGGGATTCATTCATCATCGGG GAGTGTGACCTAGCCAGTCACAGTATTGTCCATGTGGTCCGAGGTCGGCCTCAGCTGTCTGTGGAGGCTCAGGTCTCCTCCAGCAGTTCCCAGGAGCCCCAGTCTCTCACCAGGGTGGACCTGAACCCACAGGAAGATGGAGCCTCAGCATCCAACACCTCACATGGGGCAG CCCACAGACATCCTCACTTCTTTGTGTACTGTAAGCAGCAGTGTAAGGACGTCCAGCCTGGTAAACTCAGGGTCTCGTGCGCCACCTGCAAACAGGGAACTCTTACTCTCAACAGG GGCCCTGGCAGTTGGGATGACGTGCTGTTGCCAGGGCGGATCCAGGGGAGATGTCAATCACAGGGTTGCCAAGGAACAGTTGCT GAGTTCTACTTCAAGTGTGCTGCCCACCCTACACAGGAGGAGGATACTGCAGCGGCCCTGTACATGATCAAGAGTAACACACAGGACGTACCATGTATGGTATGTGAGGAAGTCAG CACCCCACTGATATTGTTTGAGTGTGAGGATGCCCATACCTCCTGTCTGGACTGTTTCCACACCTACTGTACCACCAGGCTGAATGACAGACAGTTTGTCCAAGATGCTACCTTGGGGTACACACTGCCTTGTCCAG ctgaatGTGAAGATTCCCTGATAAAAGAAGTTCATCATTTTAGGGTCCTGGGAGATGAACAG TACGAGCGTTACCAGAGGTTTGGTACGGAGGAGTGTGTTCTGCAAATGGGCGGGGTGCTGTGCCCGGGGCGGGGCTGTGGGGCGGGGCTGCTGCCGGAGGGGGAAACCAGGAGGGTGGAGTGTGTGAGACAGGGAGCACAGGGGTGTGGG CTTGTTTTCTGCAAAGACTGCCTTGAACCTTTCCACCAGGGGGAGTGCAGGCCACAGATGGAACAGCTTTTTGGAGCCGAGAAT AGGATTGCAGTAGACCCTGAGAGTGCCTTGAGGTCTCGGTGGGAGCGAGAGTCAGAAGAGACAGTCAGGCAAACCACAAAACCCTGTCCTAACTGCAAGGCACCTGTGGAAAAAAATG GCGGATGCATGCACATGACGTGCCCCAGGGCACAGTGCCGCTACGAG